From the Bacteroidota bacterium genome, one window contains:
- a CDS encoding ribonuclease Z, with protein sequence MQPFEITILGCSSATPTANRNPSAQVVYVANRLFLVDCGEGTQMQLRKYKIKFQKIDHILISHLHGDHYFGLMGLLSSMHLLGRKHALHLYAPAELKSIIDIQLKYSQTYLNYELVFHAINSAKPEILVEDERLIIKTIILNHRISCTGFLFKEKELPKKINKDKIVQYNIPDNYINLIKLGNSFTTSDGQIIDNAELTSVAHVPRSYAYCSDTCYLESVIEDVKGVDLLYHESTFMHDMQERAKETFHSTTIQAATVALKSSAKRLVIGHFSARYRSLVPLLDEAKTVFENTILAKQGEKIVID encoded by the coding sequence ATGCAACCCTTTGAAATAACTATATTGGGTTGTAGTTCTGCAACACCTACGGCTAATAGAAACCCGTCCGCACAAGTTGTTTATGTGGCCAACAGATTATTTTTGGTTGATTGTGGAGAAGGAACGCAAATGCAATTGCGAAAGTATAAAATCAAATTCCAAAAAATTGATCATATCCTAATTAGTCATTTACATGGCGATCATTATTTTGGGTTAATGGGTTTGTTATCTAGTATGCACCTGCTTGGTCGGAAACACGCACTTCATTTGTACGCACCTGCGGAGTTAAAGTCTATTATTGATATACAACTTAAATATTCTCAAACTTATCTTAATTACGAACTCGTTTTTCATGCAATAAATTCAGCAAAACCAGAAATTCTAGTGGAAGACGAACGACTGATTATTAAAACAATTATTCTTAATCACAGAATAAGTTGTACCGGTTTTTTGTTCAAAGAAAAGGAATTGCCTAAGAAAATAAATAAGGATAAAATTGTTCAGTACAACATTCCCGATAACTATATCAATTTGATTAAGCTGGGCAATAGTTTTACTACATCCGATGGGCAAATTATTGATAATGCAGAACTAACTTCAGTAGCGCATGTTCCAAGAAGCTATGCATATTGTTCGGATACATGTTATCTTGAATCGGTGATTGAGGATGTGAAAGGTGTTGATTTATTGTACCACGAATCAACCTTTATGCACGATATGCAAGAAAGAGCAAAAGAAACATTTCATTCTACAACTATTCAAGCCGCAACTGTGGCACTTAAATCGTCTGCTAAACGTTTGGTAATAGGGCATTTTTCTGCTAGATACAGAAGTTTAGTTCCTCTTTTGGATGAGGCTAAAACTGTTTTTGAAAATACAATTTTGGCAAAGCAAGGAGAGAAGATTGTTATTGATTAA